The following proteins are encoded in a genomic region of Hymenobacter siberiensis:
- the murQ gene encoding N-acetylmuramic acid 6-phosphate etherase has protein sequence MTTEAPSEFDHLETLPTAELLAGMNQLDQTVPQTVAKALPQLERLVEATVARLRAGGRLFYIGAGTSGRLGVVDASECPPTFGVPAEMVVGIIAGGDGAIRVAVEGAEDDAEQAWKDLQAHNIGPKDVLVGIAASGRTPYVIGGLTRARAAGLATGCVVCNAGSAVAAAAEFPVEVVTGPEFITGSTRLKAGSAQKMALNMLTTATFIRLGYVRGNKMVDMKLSNVKLVDRGERMLMDELGIAQAEAAALLKQYGSVRTALEAVQP, from the coding sequence ATGACCACCGAAGCACCCTCCGAATTCGACCACCTCGAAACCCTGCCCACCGCCGAGCTGCTGGCCGGCATGAACCAGCTCGACCAAACCGTGCCCCAAACCGTGGCCAAAGCCCTGCCGCAGCTTGAGCGGCTGGTAGAAGCCACCGTGGCCCGGCTACGAGCGGGCGGCCGGCTGTTCTACATTGGGGCGGGCACCAGCGGGCGGCTGGGCGTGGTGGATGCCTCGGAATGCCCACCCACGTTTGGCGTGCCGGCCGAGATGGTGGTGGGCATCATAGCGGGTGGCGATGGCGCCATTCGGGTGGCCGTGGAAGGCGCGGAAGACGACGCCGAGCAGGCCTGGAAAGACTTGCAGGCCCACAACATCGGCCCCAAAGATGTGCTGGTGGGCATTGCCGCCTCGGGCCGCACGCCCTACGTCATTGGTGGACTAACGCGGGCACGGGCGGCGGGCCTGGCCACGGGTTGCGTGGTATGCAACGCCGGCTCAGCGGTAGCTGCGGCGGCCGAGTTTCCGGTGGAAGTGGTGACGGGGCCGGAATTCATCACCGGCAGCACGCGTCTCAAGGCCGGCTCGGCCCAGAAAATGGCGCTTAACATGCTCACCACGGCCACGTTCATCCGCCTGGGCTACGTGCGGGGCAACAAGATGGTCGACATGAAGCTCTCCAACGTGAAGCTGGTGGACCGGGGCGAGCGCATGCTGATGGACGAGCTCGGCATTGCACAGGCCGAGGCGGCAGCCCTGCTGAAACAGTACGGCAGCGTGCGCACGGCGCTGGAAGCTGTCCAGCCATAG
- a CDS encoding cytochrome b5 domain-containing protein → MIAPLPTYTKNQLALRNGQDRDEIWVAYQGRIYDVSRSRLWRRGNHYEHWAGQDLTAELDKDAPHTANVFDNFPVVGQLVR, encoded by the coding sequence ATGATTGCCCCCCTCCCCACCTACACCAAAAACCAGCTCGCCCTGCGCAATGGCCAGGACCGCGACGAAATCTGGGTGGCTTACCAAGGCCGGATTTATGACGTGAGCCGCTCGCGCCTCTGGCGGCGCGGCAATCACTACGAGCACTGGGCCGGCCAGGACCTCACCGCCGAGCTGGACAAAGACGCGCCGCACACAGCCAACGTATTCGATAACTTCCCCGTTGTGGGCCAGCTTGTGCGGTAA